The DNA window TAACGACGGCATCTCCAGAGCAAGTAAAACACCTCTTTCTCTTAAGAAGCCTCTCAGAGAGAATATCCTCCTCATCTATGTTATGCCTCACATAAGGGATTACCCCAATGGTGGGTATTCCAGTCAGGCTATAAAGCTTCCCTAAACCGGGATCCAATATCGATCTATCGCCTCGAAATTTGTTAATGATAAAGCCCTTAATCATATTCCTCTCTTCTTCATCAAGAAGCATAACGGTACCATAAAGTGAAGCAAAAACCCCTCCTCTCTCTATATCACCAACGAGCAAAACGGAAGCGTTTGCATACCTCGCCATGGCCATATTAACGATATCCCTGCCTTTCAAGTTTATCTCAGCAGGGCTTCCTGCACCTTCTATGATCACAAGATCACAGCTTGACGAAAGCTTATCGTACGCATTTTTAACGTACTCCCAAAGTATTTTTCTTCTCTCATAATAATCCTTAGCCTGAATAGAACCAAAAACTTCCCCGTTAACTATTACCTGGCTTTTTGCCTCCCCCTCCGGCTTAAGCAAGACAGGATTCATCAAAACGCTTGGAGCTTTTCTCGAAGCTATGGCCTGAATGATCTGTGCCCTCGCTATTTCTTCCCCCTCAGGGGTTACTCCCGAATTCAGAGACATGTTTTGTGCTTTAAAAGGAGCAACGTTAATACCCTTATTTGCAAAGATTCTACATAGCGCAGCCACTATCAAAGTTTTACCCACACCTGAAGAGGTACCACATATCATTAAAGATTTAGCCATCTTTATCTTCAAAAGAAATAGAAGGGAGATATAAATGAGTATACGATGCAAGCGTGTTTTCTCTCGCTATTCCGCTTACGAACTTTTCCCCCGTTGACGCCTTTCTTATTAAAAGAGCGTCTTCCTCCTCCCTCAGATTCGTAACGCTGTAATGAAACTCATGTCCTTTAAGAATTGTTCCACGCGAAAAGAAAGTATCCTTAAGAACCTTAACGTACTCATAACCGAATCTCTTAAGCCCTCCCGTAGTAGAAAGCGTTTCTCCGTTTATGAATCCCACCATTTCATGACCCTCAACCGAGCGAGTTAGATACATAAAACCACCACACTCAGCAAGTAAATAGAGAGAACTATCCTCGGCAATTTCCCTCATAGCTTTCAGCATGCTCTTATTCCTCGATAAAGTTTCAGCATAAAGCTCCGGATAGCCACCAGCAAGATAGTAAATACCCGCATCGGGTGGAGTCTCATCATAAAGAGGAGAGAAGTAAACTACCTTAAAACCGTTATCTTCAAACCAGGTTATGTTGTCCGGGTATATAAAGCGGAAAGCCCTGTCCTTAGATACCGCTACAACCCTCTTATTTAAATTAATAGAAAGATCGTTCTTAAAAAGTTTTTCATGATCTGGCTTTCTTACACTGACTTCTCCCAGGATTTCCTCCAGATTAACGTTCGACTTTATAAGCTCAGCCATTATTTCCGCCACCTCACTGTAGCGTTCGAAATCGGTATCGAGTCCCAGATGTCGAGATGGAACCCTAAGCCTCTCATCAAAGGGAATGAATCCCGCAACTTTAACACCCGTGAAGCGCTCAATCGCCCTTCTCTGAAAATCAAACATTCTCTTATTTTTAACGTTGATGAACACAATAGAAAGAACCTTGGATCTTATTCTCCTCAAAACGCCCTCAACCATAGCAGCAAGGGTGTAAACGGTTTGCATGCTCTCGACAAGCAGCACCACCGGAAGGTTGAGGATAGAAGAAACGTGATCGGTTGATGCCCTTCCATCGGGAAGCCCATCTAAAACGCCCATCACACCTTCAACCACCGCAAAATCGCTATCCCAAGAATGCCTTGCAAAGTGAAGCCTAAGCATTTCAGGAGGAAGAAAAAAGGAATCGAGCGTTCTTGAATAAAGACCAATAGCGAGATAATGACAAATAGGATCTATATAGTCGGGGCCTATCTTAAACGAGGAAACTTTTCCTTTCTCCTTAAGAAGTTTCATAAGCCCCATGGTAAAGGTCGTCTTACCCGTATATGTTTTAAGTCCAGCAATTACACAAGCCTTTATGGTTTTCATGCTTACCTCTTCCTTTTCACAACCTCCATTGCTCTTTTAATAGCTCTTATCGCCTGGATTCCGGTAACCTCACCTTTCGGATTGAAATATCCATCTTTTGCAATCATTATTCCATCTCCTACAACGGTGATTATATGATTGTAAAATGGATCATCGTTCCTTACATCTTTTAAGATCGCCCTTCGAGCAGGCTCCGGAAGATCGAAAGCCATGAAGATCGCATAGGCTAAATCTCGCCTCGTAAAGAGCTTCCGAGGCTCAAACTTAAACGCATTTCTTAAGGGGAGGAAGGAATGAAAGGCAGCCGTTTCAGCATAAAGATGCTCTTTCTTACAGTAGCTTATATCTTTGAAATAACCATATAGATGCCTTTCCCCATTTACGGTTATGTAATCACGTTTCCAATGTCTTTTATACTTAGGAGTCTTATATCGAGTATTAGTCATCTTTATAATTAACTCTGCAAATTCTATGCGATTCAGAGGCTTATCGTTTTCAAAGCTGGATATGTCGTTAAAATATTCTGGATAAAGTATCCTCCCAAGCTCCTCTATTCCATAGAGCAACCTATAAGTAGGTCTTGAAACTATTTTCTCGTCGATTATATAAACCTGCCTATTCCTTATAGCTTTTATAGCCCCATATCCACTTTCCTCATATATTTTCCTGAGTTTAATCCTATTCATTGCTCCTCTTTGAGCTATGTAAACATCTATTTCATCAGCATGAAACAGAAGCTTTTCCTTTGAATAATACGCAATTGTCGAATTAGGTCTTGGTATGGCATCCTTTTCAGCTACGTTTATTCCCCCAGCGAGCTTTAAGGCCGTATCCGCTATGGAACCTGGAGCAACGGTCTTTGGTCCCTTATGAACCGACTCGAAGAAGACACGTTTTCTTTTAGAAGGGGGGATCTCCTTAACTATGCTTTTTATCTTCTCTAACCCAAGCTTAAACTCCTCTATCATCTCCCCAGCCTCCCTTTCCCTTCCGGTAAGCTCACCAAGTTTTCTCCAATAGTTAAACATCTGATCAAAGTTAAGCGGCTGCATCGAAACCACTCTCAGCCCAGCGTCCCGAAGCTTCTCAACGAAAGCAGGATACTTTCTCTCTATAAAAGGTCTTATTAAAACCAGATCAGGATCCACAGCTATTATTTTCTCAGGGTCTTCTCTATAACTATAAACCGGCTTCTTAAAAACCTCAGGGGGAAATGCCTCGCTTGGTGATACGCCTATGATCTCCTCACACAAGCCAAGTCTAAAGAGGTTTTCAGTATGAGCGGGATAAAGCGAGATAATTCTCCTTACAGGAAGTCCCTTGGAAAAAGCGACACCAAGGTACAGGAAAACAAATGCCATTATGGCAAGTAAAAAAACCGCTTTCCTAAGTCCACGCATGGTCTGCATCGACCTCCTTCACCCCTAACTGGTATTGGATAGGTTACCCCCGTTTCATCATCTCTAAGAAGCCTAACCTCTATGTTAAAAACCTCGAGGATGTTTTCAGGGGTTAATACCCTCTCCTTTTCACCCTGGTGAACTATCTTGCCTTCCTTCATCATCAAGATATAATCTCCGTAAAGGAAGGCTAAGGAGAGATCGTGAAAGACAGAAACGACGGTTATGCCCTTCTTTCTCGTCATCTCATAGACTTTGTCCAGCATGCTATATCTATAGTAGGGATCGAGGTTAGAGGTAGCCTCATCGAGAAAGAGTATCGGTGTATCCTGAACGAGCACTCTTCCAAATATACTTCTCTGTCTCTCGCCACCACTTAAAGATGTTATGCGCCTATTCACCATCTCGCTCAGATTGAGCTCCTTCACGACCCTCTCTACCATTTTGAGATCCTCATCATCAAGGGGGGAAAACCTACCCCTATGCGGATATCTACCCATGAGAAGCACCTCATAGACATAAAAATCGAACGAGACATCAAATGATTGAGGCATAAGCGATATTAAGCAAGCGATCTTCCTGCGAGAGATCTCCCCCAGCTTCATCCCATAAAGCCTAATTTCGCCAGAGCTGGGTTCCCTCACCCCACTTAAAAGATCGAGAAGCGTGGTCTTTCCACAGCCATTTGGACCAATGATGGAGTAAAACGTTGCTTCTTCAAGTTTAAGAGAAACGCCATTTATAATTCTTCTTCCACCAATTTCATAAAGCAGATCCCGTGCTTCAAGCGCTATCCTCTTGCTGCCCACGGGCTTTCCCCCCTAAAGGTCTTCCTTCTGAAGACGATAGCGAAAAACGGTCCACCGGCTATAGCGGTCAGGACCCCTATCGGCACCTCCATAGGAAGCCATACCCTGCTTGCATTATCAGCAGTAGCGAGAAAAAGCGCGCCCCCTATTGCAGAAACCACAAGAAGCTTTTTATTATCGGGACCCACTATAAATCTGAAAATGTGGGGGACTATTATCCCGACGAAACCTATTATCCCCGATATAGAAACGCTAACAGCTACAAGAAGGGAAGAAACCACGAGAAGAACCATGCGAACAAAACTTGGATCAACACCCAGCGAATAGGCACATCTATCCCCCATAGATAGACTATTTAAATCTCGTGCAAAGAGGAGAAAAACGGGAAAAGCAACAAGCGTGAAAAGGACAAGTATCAAAACATCGTTCCAGCTTCTCGAAGCAAAGCTTCCCATGAGCCAGAAAATTATGGAACCTACTTCTTCACCAGCTAAATACTTCATAAAGCTTAAACCAGCTGAGAAAATCGCACCTATAATAACTCCAGAAAGTATAAGAGAGGTGGGGGAAATGAATCCTTTGAAGGTAGACATTTTCATCACCAAAGCAAGCGCGATCACGGCAAATAGAAAAGCAACAAGCTGGATGGAAAGACCAAAATATGACTCAAGGTCGAAAACGAGCGCTAAAGCAGCTCCAAAGGAAGCGCTAGCGGAAACCCCAAGCGTATAAGGATCCGCAAGAGGATTCAGCAAAACCCCTTGATAAACCACTCCACATATCGAAAGCGCGGTCCCAACCAAGGCAGAACAAAGGATTCTTGGCAGCCTAACTTCCATGACTATATACCACTTCTTACCAAAGATCGCTTTGGCCTCCACCGATCTTCCAACAAGCGTTTGATAGATTATACTCCACACTTCTTTAGAGGGGATGGGCATATAGCCCATCCCCGTATAGGCTATTAAGGATACACAGAGCAGAACTAAGAGCGTGAAAACTACCAGAAAAAATCTCTTCTCGCTTAGGACGATGTACTCACTTAAGCTGTATTCCCGCATCTCTTGCCGCGTCTTTAAGATGTTCCAGGTATATATGAGCTATGCTCTTAAGCTCA is part of the Synergistota bacterium genome and encodes:
- a CDS encoding iron ABC transporter permease, with the protein product MREYSLSEYIVLSEKRFFLVVFTLLVLLCVSLIAYTGMGYMPIPSKEVWSIIYQTLVGRSVEAKAIFGKKWYIVMEVRLPRILCSALVGTALSICGVVYQGVLLNPLADPYTLGVSASASFGAALALVFDLESYFGLSIQLVAFLFAVIALALVMKMSTFKGFISPTSLILSGVIIGAIFSAGLSFMKYLAGEEVGSIIFWLMGSFASRSWNDVLILVLFTLVAFPVFLLFARDLNSLSMGDRCAYSLGVDPSFVRMVLLVVSSLLVAVSVSISGIIGFVGIIVPHIFRFIVGPDNKKLLVVSAIGGALFLATADNASRVWLPMEVPIGVLTAIAGGPFFAIVFRRKTFRGESPWAARG
- a CDS encoding ABC transporter ATP-binding protein, with translation MGSKRIALEARDLLYEIGGRRIINGVSLKLEEATFYSIIGPNGCGKTTLLDLLSGVREPSSGEIRLYGMKLGEISRRKIACLISLMPQSFDVSFDFYVYEVLLMGRYPHRGRFSPLDDEDLKMVERVVKELNLSEMVNRRITSLSGGERQRSIFGRVLVQDTPILFLDEATSNLDPYYRYSMLDKVYEMTRKKGITVVSVFHDLSLAFLYGDYILMMKEGKIVHQGEKERVLTPENILEVFNIEVRLLRDDETGVTYPIPVRGEGGRCRPCVDLGKRFFYLP
- a CDS encoding ABC transporter substrate-binding protein, with the protein product MRGLRKAVFLLAIMAFVFLYLGVAFSKGLPVRRIISLYPAHTENLFRLGLCEEIIGVSPSEAFPPEVFKKPVYSYREDPEKIIAVDPDLVLIRPFIERKYPAFVEKLRDAGLRVVSMQPLNFDQMFNYWRKLGELTGREREAGEMIEEFKLGLEKIKSIVKEIPPSKRKRVFFESVHKGPKTVAPGSIADTALKLAGGINVAEKDAIPRPNSTIAYYSKEKLLFHADEIDVYIAQRGAMNRIKLRKIYEESGYGAIKAIRNRQVYIIDEKIVSRPTYRLLYGIEELGRILYPEYFNDISSFENDKPLNRIEFAELIIKMTNTRYKTPKYKRHWKRDYITVNGERHLYGYFKDISYCKKEHLYAETAAFHSFLPLRNAFKFEPRKLFTRRDLAYAIFMAFDLPEPARRAILKDVRNDDPFYNHIITVVGDGIMIAKDGYFNPKGEVTGIQAIRAIKRAMEVVKRKR
- a CDS encoding cobyrinate a,c-diamide synthase, encoding MKTIKACVIAGLKTYTGKTTFTMGLMKLLKEKGKVSSFKIGPDYIDPICHYLAIGLYSRTLDSFFLPPEMLRLHFARHSWDSDFAVVEGVMGVLDGLPDGRASTDHVSSILNLPVVLLVESMQTVYTLAAMVEGVLRRIRSKVLSIVFINVKNKRMFDFQRRAIERFTGVKVAGFIPFDERLRVPSRHLGLDTDFERYSEVAEIMAELIKSNVNLEEILGEVSVRKPDHEKLFKNDLSINLNKRVVAVSKDRAFRFIYPDNITWFEDNGFKVVYFSPLYDETPPDAGIYYLAGGYPELYAETLSRNKSMLKAMREIAEDSSLYLLAECGGFMYLTRSVEGHEMVGFINGETLSTTGGLKRFGYEYVKVLKDTFFSRGTILKGHEFHYSVTNLREEEDALLIRKASTGEKFVSGIARENTLASYTHLYLPSISFEDKDG
- a CDS encoding cobyric acid synthase, coding for MAKSLMICGTSSGVGKTLIVAALCRIFANKGINVAPFKAQNMSLNSGVTPEGEEIARAQIIQAIASRKAPSVLMNPVLLKPEGEAKSQVIVNGEVFGSIQAKDYYERRKILWEYVKNAYDKLSSSCDLVIIEGAGSPAEINLKGRDIVNMAMARYANASVLLVGDIERGGVFASLYGTVMLLDEEERNMIKGFIINKFRGDRSILDPGLGKLYSLTGIPTIGVIPYVRHNIDEEDILSERLLKRKRCFTCSGDAVVNIVVLKLRYTSNYTDFMPLELEEDVNLFYVLPEDLLDINVGEIDALIIPGSKNTMADLLHLKSLGINSYLRKLLQEGKVVVGICGGYQMLGKRILDPYGVEAGGEVEGFGLLNIETFMKTEKTLTLVKGRLSLKEGVSVMGYEIHMGETKVLSGIHPLFILLEKNGKPVREGDGVSCDKSLSVWGTYIHGLFDSGGFRRFFVNMLRERKGLPPILSKESPSWLEITDAEIESFSHVVQKSIDISFIEKLCGF